One genomic window of Leishmania major strain Friedlin complete genome, chromosome 15 includes the following:
- a CDS encoding putative developmentally regulated protein, whose product MTVFWLEQWWKRKDHRKIRGARGARFASLRFHGAFILSVLVLVEYVFRSTDNFTARHFADPPLLAPPPLPTSLGYSMTSEMPHLKSLELEREAPAHLPRSGPLDLKGLRGEGRPSG is encoded by the coding sequence ATGACCGTGTTTTGGCTGGAGCAGTGGTGGAAGCGCAAGGATCACCGCAAGATCCGTGGCGCACGTGGCGCACGTTTTgcctcgctgcgcttccACGGCGCCTTCATCCTCAGCGTCCTCGTGCTGGTCGAGTACGTGTTCCGGTCGACGGACAACTTCACGGCGCGGCACTTCGCGGACCCGccactgctggcgccgccgccgctgcccacgTCGCTCGGGTACTCGATGACAAGCGAGATGCCGCACTTGAAGTCGCTTGAGCTGGAGCGcgaggcgccagcgcacctACCGCGGAGCGGTCCCCTCGACCTCAAGGGCCTCCGCGGAGAGGGCCGTCCCTCGGGATGA